A single uncultured Methanolobus sp. DNA region contains:
- the fpoN gene encoding F(420)H(2) dehydrogenase subunit N, producing the protein MMDMMLLAPEITMAVTGLAVLLIGLFLPTDSKKILGYLASLGVLVALGLTISSLGTEALLFYNTVSIDALSQFFKIVFLVVALLFSIAGIKYTEGHSHTEEFFTLGLFGTIGMMFVASANDLMVLFVAFELASLATYALAGFEKKNVKSLEAAMKYFIIGSLSAALMLLGISYVYGATGTTSIPGIAANSAALVSSPIGIVSVVLLLAGFGFKIALVPFHMWAPDTYQGSPSVVSALLAAGSKKMGIVAALKVFVVALIALKADWQIAFAILAVITMTYGNVVALKQTSVKRMLAYSSLAQAGYITMAFVVLTPLALGGGIFYALSHGFMKAGAFIATAAVTYMVLSENKDSTDPDHIENFRGLGKRMPITALCMTIFVFALAGIPLTAGFMSKFVLFSSTIEAGFVWLAVIAILNSAISLGYYAKIVKYMYFLPTDSEKVSEPFPYTIALIIAAIGVLAIGFWSQPFVHWAMEAASVLIPGGM; encoded by the coding sequence ATCCTTGGTTACCTTGCATCTCTTGGTGTCCTTGTAGCACTTGGACTTACAATTTCAAGTCTTGGAACAGAAGCATTGTTGTTCTACAATACAGTGTCAATTGATGCCCTGTCTCAGTTCTTCAAAATAGTCTTCCTTGTGGTTGCATTACTTTTCAGTATTGCAGGTATCAAGTACACTGAAGGCCACAGTCACACCGAGGAATTCTTTACCCTTGGACTGTTCGGAACAATCGGTATGATGTTCGTTGCATCAGCAAATGATCTTATGGTACTCTTCGTAGCATTCGAACTTGCAAGTCTTGCAACATACGCACTTGCAGGTTTTGAGAAGAAGAACGTCAAGTCACTGGAAGCAGCTATGAAGTACTTCATCATAGGTTCACTTTCAGCAGCACTTATGCTTCTTGGTATCTCATATGTCTACGGAGCAACCGGAACTACCAGCATTCCTGGGATCGCAGCAAACTCCGCTGCACTCGTATCAAGTCCAATAGGAATTGTTTCAGTAGTTCTTCTGCTTGCAGGATTCGGTTTCAAGATTGCTCTTGTACCATTCCACATGTGGGCACCTGACACATACCAGGGTTCACCATCAGTAGTATCAGCACTGCTTGCAGCAGGCTCAAAGAAGATGGGTATCGTAGCAGCTCTCAAGGTATTTGTGGTTGCACTCATCGCTCTGAAAGCTGACTGGCAGATTGCTTTTGCAATACTTGCAGTCATCACAATGACATACGGTAACGTTGTAGCCCTTAAGCAGACAAGTGTTAAGAGAATGCTTGCATACTCCTCACTTGCACAGGCAGGTTACATAACAATGGCATTTGTGGTACTCACTCCACTTGCACTCGGTGGTGGAATATTCTATGCACTGTCACACGGTTTCATGAAGGCAGGAGCTTTCATTGCAACAGCAGCTGTGACATATATGGTACTTTCAGAGAACAAGGATTCAACTGACCCTGACCACATTGAGAACTTCAGAGGTCTTGGTAAGAGAATGCCAATAACTGCTCTCTGTATGACAATATTCGTCTTTGCTCTTGCAGGTATCCCGCTCACAGCAGGTTTCATGAGCAAGTTCGTACTGTTCTCATCAACCATCGAAGCAGGCTTTGTATGGCTCGCAGTAATCGCGATCCTCAACAGTGCAATTTCACTGGGCTACTATGCAAAGATCGTCAAGTACATGTACTTCCTGCCAACAGACAGTGAGAAGGTTTCAGAACCATTCCCATATACCATTGCACTCATAATTGCAGCAATCGGTGTACTTGCAATTGGTTTCTGGTCACAACCATTTGTCCACTGGGCAATGGAAGCAGCATCAGTACTGATTCCAGGAGGTATGTAA
- a CDS encoding UbiA family prenyltransferase produces MIQKNPYLSILKLKGSFVDMSVMAINCAILGTWDYRVFFVILAGIMIHSGCDIINDIFDREIDKICKPEGAIASGRISINNAYLYMLTLFSLALFISLQLSMIFFLCLLAGIIIGGVLYSHPFFRLKDIPGIAMLNMAVCFALESIGIWSVYSPLNVDSLKVAAYIFILIFCLTFMKDFKDVSGDINSLPLMIGIKNSAKICILLTAVPLIPLVYIVLDKSELYISVIIYIVLAISCTQILSDNPVSRGKILKNRMVMTLTIPNFAILALEVMSLL; encoded by the coding sequence ATGATTCAAAAAAATCCTTATTTATCAATTCTAAAACTAAAAGGAAGCTTTGTAGATATGTCAGTAATGGCAATAAATTGTGCCATTCTGGGAACGTGGGATTACAGGGTCTTTTTTGTAATTTTAGCAGGAATTATGATTCATAGTGGTTGCGATATTATAAATGATATTTTTGATAGGGAAATAGACAAAATATGCAAACCAGAAGGAGCTATTGCATCTGGCAGAATATCAATCAATAATGCATACTTGTATATGCTGACGTTATTTTCACTAGCGCTTTTTATTTCCCTGCAGTTAAGTATGATTTTCTTTTTATGCTTGCTGGCAGGAATAATAATTGGTGGAGTCCTATACTCGCATCCATTTTTTCGCTTAAAAGATATTCCAGGTATTGCAATGTTAAATATGGCAGTATGCTTTGCTCTGGAATCAATAGGTATATGGAGTGTCTATTCTCCACTAAATGTTGATAGTTTAAAAGTTGCTGCTTACATATTCATATTAATATTTTGCCTCACATTTATGAAAGATTTCAAAGATGTTAGTGGAGATATTAACTCTTTACCTTTGATGATTGGAATTAAAAATTCGGCAAAGATTTGCATTTTGTTAACTGCAGTTCCATTGATTCCGTTAGTATATATAGTGCTAGACAAAAGTGAACTATACATAAGTGTTATAATCTATATTGTATTGGCAATCAGTTGTACTCAGATCTTAAGTGATAATCCTGTATCCAGAGGGAAGATACTTAAAAATAGGATGGTAATGACTCTTACAATTCCAAATTTTGCGATATTAGCTCTGGAAGTAATGTCATTGCTCTAG
- the fpoO gene encoding F420H2 dehydrogenase subunit FpoO: protein MTDCDLCGVGIPTVVPVRVFKPKYEHSYPHGMWQGLCEGCLNAGKKTHDAVEESPSCGAAGICDFCGAIAQLYDVTISRPSFSKGAEEDTVQLCKKCLDSIDEAHAAWEKQKAADEHAHH, encoded by the coding sequence ATGACAGATTGTGATCTTTGTGGAGTCGGAATTCCAACAGTGGTTCCTGTAAGGGTATTCAAACCAAAGTATGAGCACTCATATCCTCATGGGATGTGGCAGGGACTTTGCGAAGGATGCCTCAATGCAGGTAAAAAAACCCATGATGCAGTGGAAGAGTCACCAAGCTGCGGAGCAGCAGGCATATGTGACTTTTGTGGTGCAATCGCACAGTTGTACGATGTAACGATCAGCAGACCTTCATTCTCAAAGGGTGCTGAGGAAGATACAGTACAGCTATGCAAGAAGTGTCTTGATTCAATCGATGAAGCACACGCTGCATGGGAAAAGCAAAAAGCTGCAGACGAACACGCACATCATTAA